The Halosimplex litoreum genome has a window encoding:
- a CDS encoding DUF7346 family protein: MRTVRDDAGRRLILLKESSDSSLVRDPETGERRHVANDELEPVDGESPLETASRAVPEPVRAVASAVHDDRSLGLLLEIDARSPVDVRTLTGAVDLCESDLHGLLSEYRAAGLVAETDATGVRGYETTERASAGLAAMRGHGAGSESADSQATGDDPTTGES; the protein is encoded by the coding sequence ATGCGAACGGTCCGCGACGACGCCGGTCGCCGCCTGATCCTGCTGAAGGAGTCGAGCGACTCGTCGCTCGTCCGCGACCCCGAGACGGGGGAGCGCCGCCACGTCGCCAACGACGAACTGGAACCGGTCGACGGCGAGTCGCCGCTGGAGACGGCCAGCCGCGCCGTTCCCGAACCGGTCCGGGCCGTGGCGAGCGCCGTCCACGACGACCGCTCGCTCGGGCTCCTGCTCGAGATCGACGCCCGCTCGCCCGTCGACGTGCGGACGCTGACGGGCGCGGTAGACCTCTGCGAGAGCGACCTGCACGGCCTGCTCTCGGAGTACCGGGCCGCCGGGCTGGTGGCCGAGACCGACGCGACCGGCGTCCGCGGCTACGAGACGACCGAGCGAGCGAGCGCCGGGCTGGCCGCGATGCGCGGTCACGGTGCGGGCAGCGAAAGCGCGGACAGCCAGGCGACCG
- a CDS encoding DUF7322 domain-containing protein, whose amino-acid sequence MSEDGADDESGLLGDPERFEHSLGPDVPEVDVPSVSIPGEDDGESSGEGADDGEVDDADAFDTDVDPEVSRTFWRLVVVFDVAFLALALGPMFIYFEGDWNVGGPLVALGVVSFLYGVREYRAFRRSRASESPEAAADGGTEGGATDSEATED is encoded by the coding sequence GTGTCCGAGGACGGTGCGGACGACGAGAGCGGCCTGCTGGGCGACCCCGAGCGCTTCGAGCACTCGCTCGGTCCGGACGTGCCCGAGGTCGACGTCCCGTCCGTCTCGATTCCCGGCGAGGACGACGGCGAGAGCAGTGGCGAGGGGGCCGACGACGGTGAAGTCGACGACGCCGACGCGTTCGACACCGACGTGGACCCCGAGGTGAGCCGGACGTTCTGGCGGCTGGTCGTCGTCTTCGACGTGGCCTTCCTCGCGCTCGCGCTCGGGCCGATGTTCATCTACTTCGAGGGTGACTGGAACGTCGGCGGCCCGCTGGTCGCCCTCGGTGTGGTCTCGTTCCTCTACGGCGTCCGCGAGTACCGCGCGTTCCGTCGCTCCAGAGCGTCCGAATCGCCCGAGGCCGCCGCCGACGGCGGGACCGAGGGCGGAGCCACCGACTCCGAAGCCACCGAGGACTGA
- a CDS encoding DUF7331 family protein has translation MTDHATRPDEADSAESQPSVDVRVAPADPEGVAATDAYEVDGGVVLFDTDNPLAWVESDDAVSLGRMV, from the coding sequence ATGACGGACCACGCGACGCGACCCGACGAGGCGGACAGTGCCGAGAGCCAGCCGTCCGTGGACGTGCGAGTCGCACCCGCCGACCCCGAGGGCGTCGCCGCCACAGACGCCTACGAGGTCGACGGCGGCGTGGTCCTCTTCGACACCGACAACCCGCTCGCCTGGGTCGAGTCCGACGACGCCGTCTCGCTCGGGCGGATGGTCTGA